The proteins below are encoded in one region of Juglans microcarpa x Juglans regia isolate MS1-56 chromosome 4D, Jm3101_v1.0, whole genome shotgun sequence:
- the LOC121261345 gene encoding uncharacterized methyltransferase At1g78140, chloroplastic isoform X1, whose product MATLIMSNPSLVFLPSRLRNSRHCFFESRGARIFDKLVFAVKARASSSSSTTFVETKPPTDPILVEKEAGTRENILACPICYELLTSIGNPGISLEFATGSTLQCRTCKKSYSGNGTHLDLTVASGAKDYGESMPASTELFRFPLISFLYERGWRQSFSVWGGFPGPEKEFELMKDFLKPVLGGNIVDASCGSGLFSRLFAKSGLFSLVVALDYSENMLRQCYEFVNQEENFPKGSLSLVRADISRLPFVSSSVDAVHAGAALHCWPSPSAAVAEISRVLRPGGVFVATTYILDGPYAFIPLLRTLRQNISEISGSYIFLSERELADLCRACGLVGFTCIRNGPFVMISASKPS is encoded by the exons ATGGCGACACTTATCATGAGCAACCCATCGTTGGTGTTCCTCCCAAGTCGACTCCGTAACTCGAGGCATTGTTTCTTCGAATCCCGTGGTGCACGAATCTTTGATAAACTCGTTTTCGCTGTAAAAGCtcgagcttcttcttcttcttcaaccaccTTTGTCGAAACCAAGCCTCCAACT GATCCTATTTTGGTTGAAAAGGAGGCTGGTACCAGAGAGAATATTTTAGCGTGTCCCATATGCTACGAGTTGTTAACGTCTATTGGTAATCCAGGCATATCTTT AGAGTTTGCCACGGGGTCTACTTTGCAATGTAGAACGTGTAAGAAGTCTTACTCTGGCAACGGCACACATCTTGACCTGACGGTGGCTAGTGGGGCCAAGGACTATGGTGAATCAATGCCGGCTTCCACGGAGCTTTTCAG GTTTCCTTTGATATCGTTTCTATACGAGAGAGGGTGGCGTCAAAGCTTTTCCGTGTGGGGTGGTTTTCCAGGGCCAGAGAAAGAG TTTGAATTGATGAAGGATTTCTTGAAGCCAGTTTTAGGTGGAAATATTGTTGATGCTAGTTGTGGGAGTGGGTTATTTTCAAGACTATTTGCCAAGAGTGGATTGTTTTCTCTTGTCGTTGCTTTAGACTACTCAGAGAACATGTTGCGGCAATGCTATGAATTTGTTAACCAGGAGGAAAACTTTCCGAAAGG GAGCTTAAGCTTGGTCAGAGCCGATATCTCTAGGCTTCCTTTTGTTTCAAGTTCTGTTGATGCTGTGCATGCCGGTGCTGCTCTACACTGTTGGCCTTCACCATCAGCAGCT GTAGCTGAAATAAGTCGAGTTCTGCGACCTGGAGGAGTGTTTGTTGCTACCACCTACATACTTGACGGGCCTTATGCTTTTATTCCACTTCTGAGGACCCTACGCCAG AATATAAGTGAAATATCAGGCAGCTACATCTTCCTATCTGAACGGGAACTAGCAGATCTGTGCAGAGCATGTGGTCTGGTTGGATTTACATGTATAAGGAATGGACCTTTTGTGATGATCTCTGCTTCAAAACCCAGCTAA
- the LOC121261345 gene encoding uncharacterized methyltransferase At1g78140, chloroplastic isoform X2, which yields MATLIMSNPSLVFLPSRLRNSRHCFFESRGARIFDKLVFAVKARASSSSSTTFVETKPPTDPILVEKEAGTRENILACPICYELLTSIGNPGISLEFATGSTLQCRTCKKSYSGNGTHLDLTVASGAKDYGESMPASTELFRFPLISFLYERGWRQSFSVWGGFPGPEKEFELMKDFLKPVLGGNIVDASCGSGLFSRLFAKSGLFSLVVALDYSENMLRQCYEFVNQEENFPKGSLSLVRADISRLPFVSSSVDAVHAGAALHCWPSPSAANISEISGSYIFLSERELADLCRACGLVGFTCIRNGPFVMISASKPS from the exons ATGGCGACACTTATCATGAGCAACCCATCGTTGGTGTTCCTCCCAAGTCGACTCCGTAACTCGAGGCATTGTTTCTTCGAATCCCGTGGTGCACGAATCTTTGATAAACTCGTTTTCGCTGTAAAAGCtcgagcttcttcttcttcttcaaccaccTTTGTCGAAACCAAGCCTCCAACT GATCCTATTTTGGTTGAAAAGGAGGCTGGTACCAGAGAGAATATTTTAGCGTGTCCCATATGCTACGAGTTGTTAACGTCTATTGGTAATCCAGGCATATCTTT AGAGTTTGCCACGGGGTCTACTTTGCAATGTAGAACGTGTAAGAAGTCTTACTCTGGCAACGGCACACATCTTGACCTGACGGTGGCTAGTGGGGCCAAGGACTATGGTGAATCAATGCCGGCTTCCACGGAGCTTTTCAG GTTTCCTTTGATATCGTTTCTATACGAGAGAGGGTGGCGTCAAAGCTTTTCCGTGTGGGGTGGTTTTCCAGGGCCAGAGAAAGAG TTTGAATTGATGAAGGATTTCTTGAAGCCAGTTTTAGGTGGAAATATTGTTGATGCTAGTTGTGGGAGTGGGTTATTTTCAAGACTATTTGCCAAGAGTGGATTGTTTTCTCTTGTCGTTGCTTTAGACTACTCAGAGAACATGTTGCGGCAATGCTATGAATTTGTTAACCAGGAGGAAAACTTTCCGAAAGG GAGCTTAAGCTTGGTCAGAGCCGATATCTCTAGGCTTCCTTTTGTTTCAAGTTCTGTTGATGCTGTGCATGCCGGTGCTGCTCTACACTGTTGGCCTTCACCATCAGCAGCT AATATAAGTGAAATATCAGGCAGCTACATCTTCCTATCTGAACGGGAACTAGCAGATCTGTGCAGAGCATGTGGTCTGGTTGGATTTACATGTATAAGGAATGGACCTTTTGTGATGATCTCTGCTTCAAAACCCAGCTAA
- the LOC121260719 gene encoding LOW QUALITY PROTEIN: uncharacterized protein LOC121260719 (The sequence of the model RefSeq protein was modified relative to this genomic sequence to represent the inferred CDS: inserted 1 base in 1 codon) — MKAETWTLILVNLAGIMERADESLLPGVYREVGAALHTDPTGLGSLTLFRSIVQSACYPVAAYLATRHNRAHVIALGAFLWAAATFLVAISSTFTQVAISRGLNGIGLALVAPAIQSLVADSTNDSNRGMAFGWLQLTGNLGSIIGGLFSVLIAPITFMGIPGWRISFHLVGIISVIVGVLVSLFAHDPHFSESVTEVRDPVPSKSFFSEVKDLILEAKSVINIPSFQIIVAQGVTGSFPWSALSFSAMWLELTGFSHEKTAFLMALFVIASSLXGLFGGGMGDALSTRLPNSGRIILAQISSASAIPLTAILLLGLPNDPSTVVHGFLLFIVGFFISWNAPATNNPIFAEIVPEKSRTSVYALDRSFESILSSFAPPVVGMLAQYVYGYKPVPTGSSKSDEIATDRRNAASLAKALYTAIGIPMALCCLIYSFLYRTYPRDRERAKMEVLIESEMQQIELDNSPTGGRFSQVRFLESREPYVQERIVIDVDYEEENGFDLDDDDKTLLHHQLTFSNIGE, encoded by the exons atgaagGCGGAGACGTGGACTTTGATTCTTGTGAATCTGGCGGGGATCATGGAGAGGGCCGACGAGTCTTTGCTGCCGGGTGTGTACAGAGAGGTGGGTGCGGCTTTGCACACCGATCCCACGGGTCTCGGCTCCCTCACTCTTTTCAGGTCCATTGTACAGTCCGCTTGCTACCCAGTCGCCGCCTACCTGGCTACCCGCCACAACCGTGCCCACGTCATCGCCCTCGGTGCCTTCCTCTGGGCCGCCGCTACTTTCCTCGTCGCCATCTCCTCCACTTTCACTCAG GTGGCCATATCCAGAGGTTTGAACGGGATTGGCCTGGCACTAGTTGCACCCGCAATCCAGTCCCTTGTGGCTGACTCAACTAATGATAGCAACCGTGGTATGGCCTTTGGATGGCTTCAACTAACAGGCAACCTTGGTTCAATTATTGGTGGACTCTTTTCAGTATTGATAGCTCCGATAACCTTCATGGGAATCCCTGGTTGGAGAATTTCCTTTCACCTAGTTGGGATAATCAGTGTTATAGTAGGTGTTTTGGTCAGTCTTTTTGCTCATGATCCACACTTTTCAGAGAGTGTTACAGAAGTTAGAGATCCAGTTCCAAGTAAATCTTTTTTTTCAGAAGTGAAGGACCTGATTCTGGAAGCAAAGTCAGTTATCAATATTCCATCTTTCCAGATTATTGTGGCACAAGGTGTCACTGGTTCATTCCCTTGGTCAGCTTTATCATTTTCAGCCATGTGGTTAGAGCTTACTGGCTTCTCCCATGAGAAAACTGCATTCCTCATGGCCCTGTTTGTGATTGCAAGTTCCC GGGGCTTATTTGGTGGTGGTATGGGAGATGCCCTTTCTACTCGCCTTCCAAATTCTGGAAGGATAATTCTAGCACAAATAAGCTCGGCATCAGCTATTCCTCTAACAGCAATTCTTCTACTGGGTTTACCCAATGATCCGTCAACAGTAGTCCATGGTTTCCTCTTGTTCATTGTAGGCTTCTTCATATCCTGGAATGCTCCAGCTACCAACAA TCCAATTTTTGCAGAGATAGTTCCTGAGAAATCCCGAACAAGTGTCTATGCTCTGGACCGATCTTTTGAGTCCATATTATCGTCATTTGCTCCTCCTGTAGTTGGGATGTTGGCTCAGTATGTTTATGGCTATAAGCCAGTTCCCACAGGATCCAGCAAATCCGACGAGATTGCCACAGATAGAAGGAATGCTGCATCATTGGCCAAGGCACTCTACACAGCAATAGGAATTCCAATGGCGTTGTGTTGTCTTATCTATTCATTTCTCTATCGCACCTACCCAAGAGACCGGGAACGTGCCAAGATGGAAGTTCTGATAGAATCAGAGATGCAGCAAATAGAATTGGATAATTCGCCTACGGGTGGAAGATTTTCTCAAGTTCGGTTCTTGGAGTCAAGAGAACCATATGTTCAGGAAAGAATTGTTATTGATGTGGATTACGAAGAGGAGAATGGCTTTGATCTTGATGACGACGACAAAACATTGCTTCACCACCAGTTGACATTTTCCAATATAGGTGAATAG